One stretch of Rosistilla oblonga DNA includes these proteins:
- a CDS encoding PVC-type heme-binding CxxCH protein, whose amino-acid sequence MRTLSLLCLFALTLLPLAAAHAEEDGFISIFDGKTLDNWDGNPAFWSVEDGMITGQTTADNPTKGNTFLIWRGGEVGDFELQLEYKLIGGNSGIQYRSFEVDPEKQKWVVGGYQGDFESGDTYSGILYGEKFRGILANRGQKTELVRNDGKFKVNVVGSVGDSATIQSKIKKEDWNTYTITAKGFEFKHKINGVPTAECTDNDTKERRANGILALQLHAGPPMKVQFRNIRLKHLKSAGSDDVSHSDAKEKKKIVFIAGKPSHGYGSHEHYAGCRLLANALTEAMPNYTAEVIKNGWPEAGTDALKDADSIVVYCDGGGRHLLNPHIDELAPLMKDGAGLVCIHYGVETLAGKPGDAFLDWIGGYFEANWSVNPHWVAKYETFPDHPISRGVKPFEINDEWYFHMRFRDGMKGVTPILSAHPPEDTMRRPDGPHSGNRAVRKAVANGEIQHMAWAAQRDGGGRGFGFTGGHFHWNWADPNFRKVMLNAIVWTAHGEVPAAGVSTDDPTEEQLEANQDEPKPASAAKEKKGKKIVRTVVNRKVAAKPKQELKPLFLSAPVTKQTPGQSVAIDVPLGDAKELYLAVTDGGNGISCDWADWAEPHLVGPAGKKKLTELKWKHASSGFGQVRVGKNAGGSPLQIAGQPVAYGIGTHAPSVIGFDLPPGYDRFVARGGLDNGGSDQSGCGSDAEVLFAVYDKMPTLETPGASSGSREASAALEGLDVGQELAASLFAAEPQLLSPSNIDIDHRGRVWVCEIVNYRKHKGKRPEGDRILVVEDTDGDGMADSEKVFYQGDDIDSPHGVCVLGNKVIVSAGDKVYLFTDSNGDDKADKKEVLFSGISGSQHDHGIHAFTFGPDGKLYFNFGNAGGQLKDKDGKPIVDAAGNEVAAQRKPYQEGMVFRCNLDGSELETLGWNFRNNWMVTVDSYGGIWQSDNDDDGNKAVRINYVMEYGNYGYKDEKTGAGWKADRTGMHTDVPLRHWHLNDPGVVPNLLQTGAGSPTGITVYEGDLLPMFTGHLVHCDAGPNVCRAYLVSDDKGGYTAKIREILTGSQDKWFRPSDVKVAPDGSLIIADWYDPGVGGHGMGDLDRGRLFRITPIKHDASYKIPKFDFETAAGAAEALKNPNYAVRYMAWQALHAMGADANAELQKLAASKNPIYRARAFWLLGKTDGQGNSTVAKAIQDSEPNVRMMGIRLARQLDLPLDEFVTPLLRDPSPQVRRELAVALRESKSEKVPQLWAQLATQHDGKDRWYLEALGVGSDLQADACFDAWIKAVGDAWNTPAGRDIIWRSRAPAATAYLVKILQDPELSEADQARFMRAFDFHEGPEKEAALLKLLGL is encoded by the coding sequence ATGCGTACACTCAGCCTGCTTTGCCTGTTCGCCCTGACACTGCTTCCGCTTGCGGCAGCTCATGCCGAAGAGGACGGTTTCATTTCCATCTTCGATGGCAAGACTCTCGACAACTGGGACGGAAACCCTGCTTTTTGGAGCGTCGAAGACGGGATGATCACTGGTCAAACAACCGCGGATAATCCCACCAAAGGGAATACGTTTCTGATCTGGCGAGGCGGGGAAGTTGGCGATTTCGAATTGCAGCTGGAATACAAGTTGATCGGCGGCAATTCGGGGATCCAGTACCGCAGCTTTGAGGTCGATCCGGAAAAACAAAAGTGGGTCGTCGGCGGTTACCAAGGTGACTTCGAATCGGGCGACACCTATTCGGGAATCCTCTACGGCGAGAAGTTCCGCGGCATCTTGGCCAACCGCGGCCAGAAGACCGAACTGGTTCGTAACGATGGCAAATTCAAGGTGAACGTGGTTGGATCGGTTGGCGATTCGGCGACGATCCAATCGAAGATCAAGAAGGAAGACTGGAACACCTACACGATCACCGCCAAGGGCTTTGAGTTCAAGCACAAGATCAACGGCGTCCCAACAGCCGAATGTACCGACAACGATACCAAAGAGCGGCGTGCCAACGGGATCTTGGCGTTGCAACTGCACGCCGGCCCACCGATGAAGGTCCAGTTCCGCAACATTCGCTTGAAGCATCTTAAGTCGGCCGGCAGCGACGACGTGAGCCACAGCGACGCCAAGGAAAAAAAAAAGATAGTCTTCATCGCGGGTAAACCGAGCCACGGTTATGGTTCGCACGAACACTATGCCGGATGTCGGTTGTTGGCCAACGCGCTCACCGAAGCGATGCCAAATTACACCGCCGAAGTGATCAAAAACGGCTGGCCCGAAGCCGGCACCGACGCTCTTAAAGATGCCGACTCGATCGTCGTCTATTGCGACGGCGGCGGGCGTCATCTGCTGAATCCTCACATCGACGAACTGGCACCGCTGATGAAAGACGGTGCCGGTTTGGTCTGCATCCACTACGGTGTGGAGACCTTGGCAGGCAAGCCGGGCGATGCTTTCTTGGATTGGATCGGCGGCTATTTCGAAGCCAACTGGTCGGTCAATCCGCACTGGGTCGCAAAATACGAAACCTTCCCCGATCATCCGATCAGCCGCGGCGTGAAGCCGTTTGAAATCAACGACGAGTGGTACTTCCACATGCGGTTTCGCGACGGCATGAAAGGGGTCACTCCGATCCTCTCGGCTCATCCCCCCGAAGACACGATGCGCCGTCCCGACGGTCCGCACAGCGGCAACCGGGCGGTTCGCAAAGCTGTCGCCAACGGCGAGATTCAACACATGGCTTGGGCGGCCCAGCGCGATGGCGGCGGCCGTGGTTTTGGCTTCACCGGCGGCCACTTCCACTGGAACTGGGCCGATCCCAACTTCCGCAAAGTGATGCTCAACGCGATCGTCTGGACCGCTCACGGCGAAGTTCCCGCGGCGGGCGTTTCGACCGACGATCCGACCGAAGAACAACTAGAAGCCAATCAGGACGAGCCCAAACCTGCAAGCGCCGCGAAAGAAAAGAAGGGCAAGAAGATCGTCCGCACCGTCGTCAATCGCAAGGTGGCGGCCAAGCCGAAGCAGGAACTGAAGCCGCTGTTTCTTAGCGCTCCCGTCACCAAGCAGACGCCTGGGCAATCGGTAGCGATCGACGTACCGCTAGGCGACGCGAAGGAGCTGTATCTCGCAGTCACCGACGGCGGCAACGGGATCAGTTGCGACTGGGCCGACTGGGCGGAACCGCATCTGGTGGGGCCGGCCGGAAAAAAAAAACTAACTGAGTTGAAGTGGAAGCACGCGTCGTCCGGCTTTGGCCAAGTTCGCGTCGGTAAAAACGCGGGCGGTTCGCCGCTGCAGATCGCCGGACAACCGGTCGCTTATGGGATCGGAACCCACGCCCCGTCGGTGATCGGTTTTGATCTGCCCCCGGGCTACGATCGTTTTGTCGCTCGCGGAGGTCTCGACAACGGCGGGTCCGATCAATCGGGCTGCGGATCCGATGCGGAGGTTCTCTTTGCTGTCTACGACAAAATGCCGACGCTCGAAACTCCCGGTGCTTCCAGCGGATCGCGTGAAGCGAGCGCCGCTCTCGAAGGACTCGACGTCGGCCAAGAGCTGGCAGCCAGCTTGTTCGCCGCTGAGCCGCAATTGCTGAGCCCATCGAATATCGATATCGATCACCGGGGCCGGGTTTGGGTTTGCGAAATCGTCAACTACCGCAAGCACAAAGGAAAGCGTCCCGAAGGAGATCGGATCCTGGTCGTCGAAGATACCGACGGCGACGGGATGGCCGACAGCGAGAAGGTCTTCTATCAAGGGGACGACATCGATTCGCCGCACGGCGTCTGCGTCTTGGGCAACAAAGTGATCGTTTCGGCCGGCGACAAAGTATACCTGTTCACCGATTCGAATGGCGACGACAAGGCGGACAAGAAGGAGGTGCTGTTCAGCGGCATCTCCGGTTCGCAACACGATCACGGCATCCACGCCTTCACCTTTGGCCCCGATGGCAAGCTGTACTTCAACTTTGGCAACGCCGGCGGCCAACTGAAGGACAAGGATGGCAAACCGATCGTCGACGCGGCGGGGAACGAAGTCGCGGCGCAACGCAAACCGTACCAGGAAGGAATGGTCTTTCGTTGCAATCTCGACGGCAGCGAATTGGAGACCCTCGGCTGGAACTTCCGCAACAACTGGATGGTCACCGTCGATTCTTACGGCGGGATCTGGCAATCGGACAACGACGACGACGGCAACAAAGCCGTCCGCATCAATTATGTAATGGAGTACGGAAACTACGGCTACAAAGACGAAAAGACCGGTGCGGGTTGGAAAGCCGATCGAACCGGGATGCACACCGACGTTCCCCTTCGCCACTGGCATCTGAACGATCCGGGCGTCGTCCCCAATCTGCTTCAAACCGGAGCCGGTTCGCCGACGGGGATCACCGTTTACGAAGGCGATCTGTTGCCGATGTTCACAGGCCATCTGGTCCACTGCGATGCCGGCCCCAACGTCTGCCGGGCTTATCTGGTCAGCGACGACAAGGGCGGCTACACGGCCAAGATCCGCGAGATATTGACCGGGTCGCAGGACAAATGGTTCCGCCCCTCCGATGTGAAAGTTGCTCCCGACGGTTCGCTGATCATCGCCGATTGGTACGACCCTGGCGTGGGCGGACACGGAATGGGCGATCTCGATCGCGGGCGTTTGTTCCGCATCACGCCGATCAAACACGATGCGTCGTACAAGATTCCCAAGTTCGATTTCGAGACCGCGGCGGGGGCTGCCGAAGCGCTGAAGAACCCCAACTATGCAGTCCGCTACATGGCGTGGCAAGCGCTGCACGCGATGGGAGCCGACGCAAACGCTGAGCTGCAAAAACTGGCGGCTTCGAAAAATCCGATCTACCGCGCCCGAGCGTTTTGGTTGTTGGGTAAGACCGACGGCCAGGGTAACTCGACAGTGGCCAAAGCGATCCAAGATTCCGAACCCAACGTTCGCATGATGGGCATTCGCCTGGCCCGTCAGTTGGATTTGCCGCTCGACGAATTTGTCACGCCGCTACTTCGCGATCCCTCGCCGCAGGTTCGCCGCGAATTGGCAGTCGCGCTCCGCGAGAGTAAATCGGAAAAAGTGCCACAGCTGTGGGCTCAACTGGCCACGCAACACGATGGCAAGGACCGTTGGTACCTGGAAGCGTTGGGAGTCGGTTCGGATCTGCAAGCCGATGCCTGTTTCGACGCGTGGATCAAGGCGGTCGGCGACGCCTGGAACACGCCCGCCGGACGCGACATCATCTGGCGTTCGCGAGCTCCCGCGGCGACCGCTTATCTGGTCAAGATCTTGCAAGATCCAGAACTCAGCGAAGCCGACCAAGCCCGCTTCATGCGTGCCTTCGACTTCCACGAGGGACCAGAAAAAGAAGCGGCTCTGTTGAAGCTGCTAGGACTGTAA
- a CDS encoding c-type cytochrome encodes MFRIPLSIVACFAMGAIAFGQEATPLSPRDKLIVETVLRIKDFKIESSAPAKAALLRYLRSQPGTEQYFELIERFGLTDVAGELTEFAIAHADETAGVRAAELLFKLDSQKLLIDAISAEASEHAVAAVSLIGRVAGTKTQEILMPLVAASDKSAELRAAAVAGIARRSDGQRALLKIVADGKLPADLNFAAANALFGSDDKSIVAEAAKYLQLPATADSQPLPPISELIQKRGDPVAGAIVFRKSGTCINCHKVKGEGKEVGPDLSEIGSKLSREAMYVAVLNPSAAVSHNFETYSLLTIDGDATTGLLVSETDAAVTLRNAEGIDKTVARDDIELFQKQAKSLMPQDLQRLMTVPQLIDLIEYTLTLTK; translated from the coding sequence ATGTTTCGTATTCCGCTGTCGATCGTCGCTTGTTTCGCTATGGGGGCGATTGCGTTTGGCCAAGAGGCAACGCCGCTCAGTCCGCGCGACAAATTGATCGTCGAAACGGTGTTGCGAATCAAAGACTTTAAGATCGAGTCATCCGCACCAGCCAAAGCGGCGCTGCTTCGCTATTTGCGATCCCAACCGGGGACGGAGCAATATTTTGAACTGATCGAACGCTTCGGGTTAACCGACGTCGCGGGTGAGCTAACCGAGTTTGCGATCGCTCACGCCGACGAAACCGCTGGCGTGCGGGCGGCGGAATTGCTGTTCAAGCTGGACAGTCAGAAGCTGTTGATCGATGCGATCTCGGCGGAAGCGAGTGAGCACGCGGTCGCTGCGGTCTCGTTGATCGGACGCGTTGCGGGAACCAAGACGCAGGAGATTCTGATGCCACTGGTCGCGGCGTCGGACAAGTCGGCCGAGCTGCGCGCCGCAGCGGTCGCCGGAATCGCGCGTCGCTCCGATGGCCAGCGTGCGTTGCTGAAGATCGTCGCCGATGGCAAACTGCCGGCCGACCTGAACTTCGCCGCCGCCAACGCATTGTTCGGCTCCGATGATAAATCAATCGTCGCCGAAGCCGCAAAGTACCTGCAGTTGCCCGCGACAGCTGACAGCCAACCGCTGCCGCCGATTTCGGAGCTGATCCAAAAGCGTGGCGATCCCGTCGCCGGAGCGATCGTGTTTCGTAAATCGGGAACCTGTATCAACTGTCATAAGGTTAAGGGCGAGGGGAAGGAGGTTGGCCCCGATTTGTCGGAGATCGGCAGCAAGCTGTCGCGAGAAGCGATGTATGTCGCTGTCTTAAACCCCAGCGCGGCGGTCAGCCACAATTTCGAGACCTATTCGCTGCTGACGATCGACGGCGATGCAACGACCGGTCTGTTGGTCAGCGAAACCGATGCTGCGGTGACGCTACGAAACGCCGAAGGGATCGACAAGACTGTCGCTCGCGATGATATCGAGCTGTTTCAAAAGCAAGCAAAGTCGCTGATGCCTCAGGATTTGCAGCGATTGATGACGGTTCCCCAATTGATCGACCTGATCGAATACACGCTGACGCTGACCAAATAG
- a CDS encoding BBP7 family outer membrane beta-barrel protein: MANIQTSSPRNLAFASLTWVMCVAILFSAVATAQTRQREVTRGTYNPPVLESGTAAPTKVLSSPAPNAGSSRAKVRPEPQPEVVRQVDYEVIELSEGPAAFEMGSGYCDSAGYCDSMGGGCGCGSPACGGCGPAACNPCFGYGMPCQRFFGSLEYSMYWRRGQTLPPLITTSPAGTATDVAGVLGQTSTTTLVGGLNRGEMTSGGRAQLGLWMDDFQCRSILVRFWAIGDETFNYTADQSTAAFVAVPFNNAALNNQADAFLIVEPGQATGSVNVQTRSEAYGGDALLRQKWRTGLGGRVDAFWGYQTARINEQLTLSIDSEGLDGGTRPGQRLQITDSFDAKNEFHGATFGFDSFYREGPWSWTMLTKIGFGSMHREAAIRGNTIRSSGGLEFPSSEGFFARNSNIGDTSSSKFSVAPEFDLKLGYTVRPGLDMTIGYSFQLFTNVVQPSGIFDTSTTDLATVPTNHPSVQFEDTSYWIQALNFGLAWNY, translated from the coding sequence ATGGCCAACATCCAAACCAGCTCTCCTCGGAATCTCGCCTTCGCATCGCTGACCTGGGTGATGTGCGTTGCGATCCTGTTCTCCGCCGTTGCGACCGCTCAAACGCGGCAACGCGAAGTGACTCGCGGGACCTACAACCCGCCGGTTTTGGAATCGGGAACTGCTGCACCGACCAAGGTGCTCAGCAGCCCCGCTCCCAATGCTGGCAGCAGCCGAGCAAAGGTTCGCCCTGAACCGCAACCGGAAGTCGTTCGCCAAGTCGATTACGAAGTGATCGAGCTGTCCGAAGGCCCCGCCGCGTTTGAGATGGGGTCGGGCTACTGCGATTCGGCCGGCTACTGCGATTCGATGGGTGGCGGTTGTGGTTGCGGTTCGCCAGCCTGTGGTGGCTGCGGTCCGGCGGCATGTAATCCCTGCTTCGGCTACGGTATGCCTTGCCAACGCTTCTTCGGATCGCTCGAATATTCAATGTACTGGCGTCGCGGTCAAACTCTCCCGCCGTTGATCACAACCAGTCCCGCCGGCACCGCAACAGATGTCGCAGGCGTGCTGGGGCAAACCTCGACAACGACCTTGGTTGGCGGACTGAATCGTGGCGAAATGACCTCCGGCGGCCGCGCTCAACTGGGCCTTTGGATGGACGACTTCCAATGCCGATCGATCCTGGTTCGCTTCTGGGCCATTGGTGACGAGACGTTCAACTATACAGCCGATCAATCGACAGCCGCATTTGTTGCCGTGCCGTTCAACAACGCAGCATTGAACAACCAAGCCGATGCATTTTTGATCGTCGAACCGGGGCAAGCGACAGGTAGTGTCAACGTCCAAACCCGATCCGAAGCTTATGGTGGCGACGCGTTGTTGCGACAGAAATGGCGAACTGGGCTGGGCGGACGCGTCGACGCATTCTGGGGCTATCAAACTGCTCGCATCAACGAACAACTGACCCTTTCGATCGATTCCGAAGGGCTCGACGGCGGGACTCGCCCCGGCCAACGCTTGCAGATCACCGATTCCTTCGATGCCAAGAACGAATTCCATGGAGCGACTTTTGGATTCGACAGCTTCTACCGCGAAGGCCCTTGGTCATGGACGATGCTGACCAAAATTGGCTTCGGTTCGATGCATCGCGAAGCAGCGATCCGTGGCAACACGATTCGCAGCAGCGGCGGGCTCGAATTCCCATCGTCCGAAGGATTCTTCGCTCGCAATTCGAACATCGGAGACACCAGCAGCAGCAAGTTCTCGGTCGCTCCCGAGTTCGACCTGAAGCTCGGTTACACCGTTCGGCCGGGTCTCGACATGACGATCGGTTACAGCTTCCAATTGTTCACCAACGTGGTTCAGCCCTCAGGCATCTTCGACACCAGCACAACGGATCTGGCCACGGTACCGACCAACCATCCATCGGTCCAGTTCGAAGACACATCGTATTGGATCCAAGCTTTGAACTTCGGTCTCGCCTGGAACTATTGA
- a CDS encoding substrate-binding domain-containing protein, whose product MSKIIAAMLISIALVAGLVGWLIVGDGVSPRTVSSAAKTPGGGASDSPESEEDLRIYCAASNLAVMERIRQDYEQSTGTTISVQYGPSQSLLAQLQLTQTGDLYLPADDSYLVLAEDAGLLSLRLPIATMQVGLAVKRGNPKRIADFPALLTNEIRVVQANPDAAAVGMLTRACLLPSGKWSRLADATTAFRGTVVEVANDVHVGAADVGIVYAAVLHSYPDLEFVAIEALRPAKAQVAIGILKSSRAPGQALDFARYLTAPDRGLKVYAEHGFHVAEQVLK is encoded by the coding sequence ATGTCGAAGATCATCGCCGCGATGCTGATCTCGATCGCATTGGTCGCCGGACTGGTAGGCTGGTTGATCGTCGGCGACGGCGTCTCGCCACGCACTGTAAGCTCAGCAGCCAAGACTCCAGGCGGCGGAGCGAGCGACAGCCCCGAATCCGAAGAAGATCTACGGATCTATTGTGCGGCGAGCAATCTCGCGGTGATGGAACGGATCCGGCAGGACTACGAACAATCGACGGGGACGACGATCAGCGTTCAGTATGGCCCCTCGCAAAGTCTGCTGGCTCAATTACAACTGACGCAAACCGGTGATCTCTATCTTCCTGCCGACGACAGTTATCTAGTTCTCGCGGAAGATGCGGGCCTGTTGTCGCTGAGGCTACCGATCGCCACGATGCAGGTAGGATTGGCGGTTAAGCGAGGAAACCCGAAGCGGATCGCTGATTTCCCGGCGCTGCTGACAAACGAGATTCGCGTCGTCCAAGCCAATCCCGATGCGGCGGCGGTGGGGATGCTGACGCGTGCATGTCTGCTGCCATCGGGCAAATGGTCGCGCCTCGCCGATGCGACAACAGCCTTCCGCGGGACCGTCGTCGAAGTGGCCAACGATGTTCACGTGGGCGCCGCCGATGTGGGAATCGTCTACGCTGCGGTTCTGCATTCCTACCCCGACTTGGAATTTGTCGCGATCGAAGCACTGCGGCCAGCGAAGGCACAGGTTGCGATCGGCATTCTTAAATCGTCGAGGGCGCCGGGCCAGGCACTCGACTTCGCCCGCTATCTGACCGCACCCGATCGAGGACTGAAGGTCTATGCCGAACATGGGTTTCACGTCGCTGAGCAGGTTCTCAAATAG
- a CDS encoding ABC transporter permease yields MTLQRSPGRRLRDVVFYLIVAGLSANFVLLIVLLLAADLMFTSPAEIVKALQKPEIRAAFGLTLSTCTITAVLSVWVATPLGYALSRYRFPGRSVVDTIVDIPIVLPPLVLGLSLLILFHQPFPFSQWLFPDSNWQLETWLRDRVGFPVTFRWPAVILAQFAVACAFAVRTMRVTFDQIDPRAEDVARTLGCTRGQAFMHVALPQAWRGVIAAGTIAWARALGEFGPILVFAGSTRFRTEVLSTTVFLELSVGQLDAAVAVSLLMVAMAIVVLVTLRWLGAGLST; encoded by the coding sequence ATGACGCTCCAACGTAGTCCCGGTCGTCGGTTGCGAGATGTCGTCTTCTATCTGATCGTGGCGGGGCTGTCGGCGAATTTTGTGTTGTTGATCGTGTTGCTGCTGGCAGCCGATCTGATGTTCACATCTCCGGCTGAAATCGTGAAGGCGTTGCAAAAACCGGAGATCCGCGCGGCGTTTGGGCTGACATTATCTACGTGCACGATCACGGCGGTGTTGTCGGTGTGGGTTGCAACGCCGTTGGGTTACGCGCTGTCGCGGTACCGTTTTCCCGGCCGCAGCGTGGTCGACACGATCGTCGACATTCCGATCGTGCTTCCGCCGTTGGTGCTGGGGCTGAGTCTGTTGATCCTATTCCATCAACCCTTCCCGTTTTCGCAGTGGTTGTTTCCCGATTCGAATTGGCAGTTGGAAACGTGGTTGCGGGATCGCGTTGGATTTCCCGTCACCTTCCGTTGGCCGGCGGTGATTTTGGCGCAATTTGCCGTTGCTTGCGCGTTTGCCGTGCGGACGATGCGAGTGACTTTTGATCAGATCGATCCGCGTGCCGAAGATGTCGCCAGGACTCTCGGCTGCACTCGGGGCCAAGCGTTTATGCACGTGGCGCTTCCGCAGGCTTGGCGCGGCGTGATCGCTGCCGGAACGATCGCTTGGGCTCGGGCGCTGGGCGAATTTGGCCCGATCCTCGTCTTCGCTGGATCGACTCGGTTTCGCACCGAGGTCCTATCGACGACTGTCTTTTTAGAACTCAGCGTCGGCCAACTGGATGCTGCCGTGGCCGTCTCGTTATTGATGGTCGCGATGGCGATCGTCGTCTTGGTGACGCTTCGCTGGCTGGGAGCGGGGCTATCGACATGA
- a CDS encoding ABC transporter ATP-binding protein, with product MMELADVSVAAGTFSLRGLSLRIETGEYAVLMGKTGIGKTTILETICGLRKLGGGKIRIAGVDVSGWSAADRNVGYVPQDLALFPTMTVGQHLEFALRFRKVPRRQRAIRVGEMATTLQIESLLDRKVDGLSGGEAQRVALGRALTFGPSVLLLDEPLSALDAETRQNVQAILRQINRKTGVTVLHVTHSRGEAESLANRWFCLETVDGAARIQERS from the coding sequence ATGATGGAACTAGCCGATGTTAGTGTCGCTGCCGGAACGTTCTCACTTCGCGGGCTCAGCCTGCGGATTGAAACCGGCGAGTATGCGGTCCTAATGGGAAAGACGGGGATCGGTAAAACGACGATCCTGGAAACGATCTGCGGTTTAAGAAAGCTTGGCGGTGGCAAAATCCGGATCGCTGGAGTCGACGTTTCCGGCTGGTCGGCAGCCGATCGCAACGTCGGCTATGTGCCGCAAGACCTCGCGTTGTTTCCTACCATGACCGTCGGGCAACATCTCGAGTTTGCGTTGCGTTTCCGAAAGGTGCCGCGGCGCCAACGGGCGATTCGAGTCGGCGAGATGGCAACGACGTTGCAGATCGAATCGCTCCTGGATCGCAAAGTCGATGGACTCAGCGGCGGGGAAGCGCAACGCGTTGCACTGGGGCGGGCGTTGACGTTTGGCCCCTCGGTCCTGCTGTTAGACGAACCGCTCAGCGCGCTCGACGCGGAGACTCGGCAAAACGTGCAAGCCATCCTCCGGCAGATCAATCGCAAGACGGGCGTCACCGTGCTGCATGTGACTCACAGTCGAGGCGAAGCCGAATCGCTGGCCAACCGCTGGTTTTGTCTGGAGACAGTCGATGGAGCCGCTCGGATCCAGGAGAGGAGCTGA
- a CDS encoding CoA-binding protein, translated as MNEDSLKSFLAAKTFAVAGASPKREKYGNKVFRALLESGREVFPLNPAADEIEGQPAFATIADLPEVPDAVSIITPPQVTRRIIDDAIAAGVKHVWMQPGAEDEQASQAAREAGLNVIDDGSCILVLLARMA; from the coding sequence ATGAACGAAGACTCGCTGAAAAGCTTTTTGGCCGCCAAGACGTTTGCGGTCGCCGGTGCGTCCCCCAAGCGTGAGAAATACGGCAACAAGGTCTTCCGCGCCCTGCTGGAGAGCGGTCGCGAGGTCTTTCCGTTGAACCCCGCCGCCGATGAGATCGAAGGTCAGCCGGCGTTTGCCACGATCGCGGACCTGCCCGAGGTCCCCGATGCGGTTTCGATCATCACGCCGCCCCAGGTGACGCGTCGGATCATCGACGATGCGATCGCGGCGGGTGTGAAACATGTTTGGATGCAGCCCGGAGCCGAAGACGAACAAGCTAGCCAAGCGGCTCGCGAGGCGGGGCTGAACGTGATCGATGACGGCAGCTGTATCTTGGTTCTGCTGGCGCGAATGGCATAA
- a CDS encoding SHOCT domain-containing protein: MQNLSPAGIELVQRLSQQHGLSTDAVTHMLIAVQNGNGSMAQFNHPAFGGAGQWMRGGMTMVSDLFNHQLKNCVNNLCAEISDALNNHQLVPFSGSFQSQSQGGSGGQTQAAGQIGSANSLFVPDPSKNWWPQEMGSPNAVGSQNNVRYAYFANIHRLAVNTGGGTWVYDTLNHQIGGFSQQQGSGGSITFTSQFGVVDLSTLPVISRDGVPAAPQQAPPASPPPSHTDHSSSQPSNPAPMPASHPSSNATGNDIIETLDRLGGLLEKGYISEQEFSAKKADLLSRL, encoded by the coding sequence GTGCAAAACCTTTCTCCTGCAGGTATCGAACTTGTTCAACGCCTATCCCAACAACACGGTCTCTCGACCGATGCGGTCACGCATATGTTGATCGCTGTGCAGAACGGCAACGGCTCGATGGCTCAATTCAATCACCCGGCGTTTGGCGGAGCGGGCCAGTGGATGCGCGGCGGGATGACGATGGTCAGCGATCTGTTTAATCACCAATTGAAAAATTGCGTGAACAATTTGTGTGCGGAGATCTCCGACGCGCTCAACAATCATCAATTGGTTCCCTTCAGCGGATCGTTCCAGTCGCAATCCCAAGGAGGCAGCGGCGGACAAACTCAAGCCGCCGGCCAAATCGGTTCGGCCAACAGCCTGTTTGTTCCCGACCCATCAAAAAATTGGTGGCCCCAAGAAATGGGATCGCCCAACGCGGTCGGATCGCAGAACAACGTCCGCTACGCCTACTTCGCCAACATCCATCGGCTGGCTGTGAACACCGGCGGCGGGACTTGGGTCTACGACACCTTGAACCATCAGATCGGCGGATTCAGCCAGCAGCAAGGGAGCGGCGGATCGATCACGTTCACCAGCCAGTTTGGAGTCGTCGATCTGTCGACGCTGCCGGTGATCTCGCGCGATGGCGTCCCCGCTGCACCGCAGCAAGCGCCGCCCGCTTCGCCGCCGCCAAGTCATACTGATCATTCGTCTTCCCAACCATCCAATCCCGCTCCGATGCCGGCGTCCCATCCGAGCTCCAATGCGACAGGGAACGACATCATCGAAACCCTCGATCGGTTGGGTGGACTGCTGGAAAAGGGCTATATCAGCGAGCAGGAGTTTTCGGCGAAGAAGGCGGACCTGCTGAGCCGTCTGTAG